Below is a window of Paramagnetospirillum magneticum AMB-1 DNA.
TCGGAATTCTCGCGGGCGCGCACCAGACCGAAGCGGAAATTGGCTTCGGCCGTCTGGCGGCGGTCGGTGGCGCCGATCAGCGGGCGCCCCACCCACAGGGCCAGCGACGAGGCCGCCGAGGCATAGATCAAGGCCACCCAGACCATGTGGCCGGGAATGGACAGCTCGATCCCGCCGAGGTTGAGCATCAGATCGCCCGACAGCGTCCACAGGATCTGCACGAAGCTGGCCAGCAGCAGGGCGCAATAAAACAGCGAGTGGATCAGGTCGATGGCGGTCTCGGTGGTCAGCCGGATGTCTTCGGCGATACGGCCGTCGGGATTGTCGTGATCGCCCGGCATATGCATGAGCTGGTAATGGTGGCCCATGGCCATCCAGTTGTCCTGCAGCCTGCGGGTCAGCCAGCGGCGCCAGCTCAGCTGGATGGTGCGCTTCACCTTCAGATGCAGGGCGGTCACCGTCATGGAGGCGACCAGAATCAGCCCGATCTCGGCGATCTGGGCGAAAAACTTCTCCATGGATTTCTGCTCGAGCGCGTCGAACAGTTCGGCGCTCCACAGATTGATCAGAATGGGGATGACCACCTGGGCCACGGTCAGGCCGAGCAGCAGGGCGGCCAGGCCGCGCACTTTCCACTTCTCGCCCGATTGCCAATAGGGACCGGCCAGGCGAATGAATTGCCTGATAAAACCGGGCGACTGCCGATCCAGGTCCTGGTCGTCGCCTATTGCGGCCCCGTTGTTCACGTTGCTTGCCATCCCGCATGCCGGTCGGAGGCGCACTCCCCCCGGTCATCACTTAACCCTGAAATGCCGGCCGAGTGAAGCCTGCACAGTGCCCATTGTGGCATTTCAACGTTTCACAGCGGTTAATTCCTTGGGATAGCCGCCGGGGCGACGCATCGGGCGGGGTTGCAAGTTGGGCGCCGGGGCGCGATGGTGAGGGCATGTTGAGCAACTCAAGTGGAATGGCCCGGCGCGTGGCGGCGCTGGCTTTGGGACTCGGTCTGGCCGCCGGGGCGGCCCGGGCGGAATCGGCCGCCTTCCTGGCGGTTGATTTGGGTTCGGGCGCGGTGATCGCCGAGAGCCGGGGCGGGGCTCCCCATCATCCGGCCTCGCTGACCAAGATGATGACCGCCTATGTGGCCTTTGCCGCCATCAAGGCCGGCAAGGTGTCGCAGGACGATGTCATCACGGTGTCCGAGCGGGCGGCCTCGCAGGGAGGCGCCAGCCTCGACCTCCGGCCGGGAGAGCGCATCACCCTGGGGGCGGCGCTGAAGGCCATGATCGTGCGCTCGGCCAACGATGCCGCCGTGGCGGTGGCCGAACACGTGGGGGGCAGCGAGTCGGCCTTCGCCAGCCGCATGACCGAGGAGGCGGCGCGCCTGGGCATGACCTCGTCGTCGTTCCGCAATGCTTCGGGCATGACCGCCGGAGGGCATGTGAGTTCGCCCCGCGACATGGCCGTGCTGGCCATGGCCATCGAACGGGACTTTCCGACCTTCCGTCCGCTGTTTTCCAGCCGGGACACCACCTGGAAGGGCCGGGTGCTGCCCACCGTCAACGGTTTTCTCGGCGCCTATGCCGGGGCCGAGGGCATGAAGACCGGCTTCACCTGCTCGGCGGGATACAATCTGGTGGCCATTGCCCATCGGGGCGGCCGGCGGGCCCTGGCCGTGGTGATGGGAGCGGAATCCTCAGCTCAGCGGCTGGGGGCCATCCGGCGCCTGATGGATCAGGCTTTGCAGGCCACGCCCACGGCCGGGCGGCCGCTGGCCGGGCTGAGCAATGGCGGCGGGGCACCGCCGGATCACTCGATGGGAGCCTGCGGCTATGCCCGGGGCGGCAAGTCCGGTGCCCCCGAGATGGCGATCGGCCCGCGGCGCGTCCCGCCGGGGGGGTGGGGGCTGGAAGTCGCCTTCGGCCGGGACCTGGGCAAGGTCCGCCGCGACCTCGACAAGGCGCACCGCGAGATGCGGGGGCGCTTGGGCGGCGGCTCGGCCATGGTGGTGATCAAGCCGCGCGACGGCATGCTGCGCTATCGCGGGCTGATCGTCGGACTGCCCGAACGCCGGGCCATCGACACCTGTCTGGCCGAGCGGGCGCGGGCCGGCGAAGAGCGATGCATGGTCCTCAACCCCACCATGCTGGCCGGGGCTCTGGACGACGAGCGGCGCTTCAAAATGATCTCGGCTCATTGAAGGAAAGCACGTATACTCTTGGTATAAGTGGTCACTGAAGATCATCGACCCCTGGGGACGAGGAGGGGCGATTCCGGTGCGGGGAGGGTTCGAGCCAGAGCAGGGATTGGTAACGAAGTTTGACGGAGTAGTGTGCCCGCCTGATTATGGCGGTGCGCCTTCTGTGCTAAACTCCTGAAGATCGGCTAAGGAGGCCAAGATGAAGAGCAAACTTTTCGCTGCCTTGATTTTCGCGGTTGGGCTGCTGATTTCCCAGGTCCCCACTGGGGCTCTGGCCGCCGACCCGCCGGTTTCGCTGCTGATGCAGGTCAGCGGCACCGTGGAGCACAGCCGTGACGGCACCGCGTGGAAGCCCGTCACCCGCAACAAGTACCTGTTTGCCGGCGACATGATCCGCACCGGCTCGGACGGCTCGGGCAAGCTGGTCGATCAGGCCACCAACATGGCCCAGACCATCTCGTCGGGCAGCCAGATCGAAGTGGCCGGCAATGCCCTGAAGGTGGTGAGCGGCAAGCTCTCCGCCCCGGAAGCCGCCTCCGGCGATCTGGTGGCCGGTCTCGGCAACCGCTTCGCCGAGGCCCAGCGATACACCACGGTGCGTCGCGGCGTCGCCAAGGAAGGCGCCATCAAGCTGCGCGTCGTGCAGCAGGTGACCCTGTCGGCGACCTATCCCGAGCTGGCCTGGCAGAGCTTCGGCAAGAGCCATGGCTTCGTGCTGACCATCGACGGCACCGCCCATCAGGTGGCCGGCGTGGACGGCGATCTGGTCCGCTTCAAGGTTCCCGAGCTTTCGCCCGGCAAGCACAGCTTCACCGTGGCGGTGCTGGAGAACGGCCAGAAGGTGGCCGAGGCCGACAAGGAGGGTGCCATCATGTGGCTGTCCGCGGCCGAGGATAAGGCTCTTGGCGACAATATCGCCAAGATCCGCGCCATCAACGCCAAGGACGACTTCTCGGTGGCCAACCTGCTGGACGAGAAGGGCGTGACCGTCGCCGCCATGGATCTCTATCGCAAGTATTTTGATGAGAACAAGGACGACAACGAGATGCGTCCGTTGCTGATCCGCGCCTACAACGAGCTGAAGCTGGTCGAGCTGAAGCAGAAGGAAGCGCTGGTCTACAACGACAAGCTCAACGCCAACTGACCAATTGGGGCGCCCTCTTCCGCGAGGAGGGCGCCCCTCGCGATTCCGGGGAGCGGCATGGCCAAGCGATACGACATTCTCTTCACCCTCATCCTGTTTCTGGTCGCCATCCCCGCGCAGCATTTTGAATGGTTCGCCCTGCTGGAGGATCAGACGCTGTCCTTCCGCCACCAGCTGAGGCTGGCTTATGGCGATGCCAAGAAGTTGGCCGTCTCGCCCGAAGTGGTGGTGGTCAATACCGACGAGGCCTTCTTCAAGGCCTATAAGAGCTTCCCGCTGCGGCGGACCGATATCGGCACCATGGTGACCAACCTGAAGGCGCTGGGCGCCAAGGTCATCGCCGTCGACATGCTGATGGATTTCCCCTCCTCGTATAACGAGGACCCGGCCCTGGCCAAGGCGCTGAGCGATGCCGGCAATACCGTGCTGGTGGCCCAGGGCGAGTTCCGGGACGGAAAATTCGCCAAGATCAACTACCCGACCACCCTGCTTGATCAGGCGTCGGCCAGCGCCTACACGAACATCCAGTCCAATTCCAAGCTGATCACCAGCCTGTCCCGGCTGCGGGTGTTCCCCGAGATGACGGCGGAGAAGGGCGGCTGGCCCTTCGCGGTCAAGGCCGCTGCCATGTATCTCGGCGTCGAGCCCCGGCTGGACGGCACCACCCTGGTGCTGGGCGAGCTTCGGGTCCCGCTGAACCATGAGCACAAGCTCTATATCGACTTCCCGCCGCTGCCCACCGGCACCCGCTTTCTCAGCCAGTCCGCCGGCCTGTCCGCCCTGGAGTTCCTTGATATCTCTGGCCTGGACGAGCGCGAACTGGCCGAGCTGGAATATTGGGTGAAGGACAAGATCGTCGTGCTGGGCGACACCTCCG
It encodes the following:
- a CDS encoding D-alanyl-D-alanine carboxypeptidase family protein is translated as MLSNSSGMARRVAALALGLGLAAGAARAESAAFLAVDLGSGAVIAESRGGAPHHPASLTKMMTAYVAFAAIKAGKVSQDDVITVSERAASQGGASLDLRPGERITLGAALKAMIVRSANDAAVAVAEHVGGSESAFASRMTEEAARLGMTSSSFRNASGMTAGGHVSSPRDMAVLAMAIERDFPTFRPLFSSRDTTWKGRVLPTVNGFLGAYAGAEGMKTGFTCSAGYNLVAIAHRGGRRALAVVMGAESSAQRLGAIRRLMDQALQATPTAGRPLAGLSNGGGAPPDHSMGACGYARGGKSGAPEMAIGPRRVPPGGWGLEVAFGRDLGKVRRDLDKAHREMRGRLGGGSAMVVIKPRDGMLRYRGLIVGLPERRAIDTCLAERARAGEERCMVLNPTMLAGALDDERRFKMISAH
- a CDS encoding DUF7354 domain-containing protein codes for the protein MKSKLFAALIFAVGLLISQVPTGALAADPPVSLLMQVSGTVEHSRDGTAWKPVTRNKYLFAGDMIRTGSDGSGKLVDQATNMAQTISSGSQIEVAGNALKVVSGKLSAPEAASGDLVAGLGNRFAEAQRYTTVRRGVAKEGAIKLRVVQQVTLSATYPELAWQSFGKSHGFVLTIDGTAHQVAGVDGDLVRFKVPELSPGKHSFTVAVLENGQKVAEADKEGAIMWLSAAEDKALGDNIAKIRAINAKDDFSVANLLDEKGVTVAAMDLYRKYFDENKDDNEMRPLLIRAYNELKLVELKQKEALVYNDKLNAN